A section of the Bacillus sp. HSf4 genome encodes:
- the spoIIIAD gene encoding stage III sporulation protein AD, whose product MEIVQIVGLGMIATFLSLIVKEQKPTFAFLIVVFAGCTIFLFLMDQVYEIIRMIEKIAANANINMMYVETILKIIGIAYIAEFGAQLAKDAGQGAIASKIELAGKILILVMAVPILTVIIETIIGLIPSMS is encoded by the coding sequence ATTGAAATCGTTCAAATCGTAGGATTGGGAATGATTGCAACCTTCCTCAGCTTGATTGTCAAAGAGCAGAAACCGACTTTTGCTTTTCTCATTGTCGTTTTTGCAGGCTGCACTATCTTTTTATTCCTAATGGATCAGGTCTATGAAATCATCCGCATGATTGAAAAAATAGCCGCCAATGCAAATATCAACATGATGTATGTCGAAACGATTTTGAAAATTATCGGTATCGCGTATATCGCGGAGTTTGGCGCACAGCTGGCCAAGGACGCCGGGCAGGGGGCGATTGCTTCGAAGATCGAACTGGCAGGAAAAATCCTCATTTTGGTCATGGCCGTTCCCATTTTAACCGTCATTATCGAAACCATCATCGGGCTGATCCCTTCGATGTCCTAG
- the spoIIIAC gene encoding stage III sporulation protein AC: MGIDVNIIFQIAGVGIVVAFLHTILDQMGKKEYAQWVTLLGFIYILFMVATVVDDLFQKIKAVFLFQG, from the coding sequence ATGGGAATAGACGTAAACATTATTTTTCAAATAGCCGGCGTCGGAATCGTCGTCGCATTTCTCCACACCATACTCGACCAAATGGGGAAGAAAGAATATGCCCAATGGGTCACGCTTTTAGGATTTATTTATATTTTATTCATGGTGGCTACTGTCGTCGATGATTTGTTCCAAAAGATAAAAGCTGTCTTTCTATTTCAAGGATAG
- the efp gene encoding elongation factor P has translation MISVNDFRTGLTIEVDGGIWRVVDFQHVKPGKGAAFVRSKLRNLRTGAIQEKTFRAGEKVARAQIETKTMQYLYANGDQHVFMDTTTYEQLELNASQIEHELKFLLENMSVQIMMYQTETLGIELPNTVELKVVETEPGIKGDTASGGTKPAKTETGLVVNVPFFVNEGDTLVVNTSDGSYVSRA, from the coding sequence ATGATTTCAGTAAACGATTTTCGCACAGGTTTAACAATTGAAGTAGACGGAGGCATCTGGCGCGTTGTTGACTTTCAGCACGTCAAGCCGGGAAAAGGTGCTGCTTTTGTCCGCTCAAAACTGAGAAATCTCCGCACAGGCGCGATTCAGGAGAAAACCTTCCGTGCAGGTGAAAAAGTAGCGCGCGCTCAAATTGAAACAAAAACGATGCAGTATTTATATGCGAACGGCGATCAGCACGTTTTCATGGATACAACAACCTATGAACAGCTTGAGCTGAATGCTTCCCAAATCGAGCACGAACTCAAATTCTTGCTTGAAAACATGTCCGTTCAAATCATGATGTATCAGACAGAGACTCTCGGAATTGAACTTCCGAATACAGTCGAGCTGAAAGTTGTTGAAACAGAACCGGGCATAAAAGGCGATACAGCCTCTGGCGGAACAAAACCAGCAAAAACTGAAACAGGTCTTGTTGTCAACGTGCCGTTCTTCGTGAACGAAGGCGATACGCTCGTTGTCAACACTTCTGACGGATCCTACGTATCAAGAGCATAA
- the accC gene encoding acetyl-CoA carboxylase biotin carboxylase subunit, whose product MIKKLLIANRGEIAVRIIRACKELGIDTVAVFSEADREALHVQMADEAFCIGPKLSKDSYLNITNIVSVAKMTGADAIHPGYGFLAENSDFAELCEEVNVTFVGPTADAISKMGTKDVARETMKQAGVPIVPGSQGIIEDIEDAVSLARDIGYPVIIKATAGGGGKGIRIARTEEELINGIKITQQEAATAFGNPGVYIEKYIEDFRHVEIQVLADTHGNTIHLGERDCSIQRRLQKLIEETPSPALDEGIREQMGQAAVKAAEAVQYTGAGTVEFIYDYREQKYYFMEMNTRIQVEHPVTEMVTGVDLIKEQIKVASGEKLSLTQDEVAFNGWAIECRINAENPEKNFMPSPGKIEMYLPPGGLGVRVDSAAYPGYMIPPYYDSMIAKVITYGKSREEAIQRMKRALSEFVIEGVHTTIPFHLKLLDHETFVSGEFNTKFLEIYDVMGS is encoded by the coding sequence ATGATAAAAAAGCTATTAATTGCGAACAGGGGAGAAATTGCTGTCAGAATTATCAGAGCGTGTAAAGAACTGGGAATCGATACAGTTGCCGTCTTTTCAGAGGCTGACAGAGAGGCGCTTCATGTACAGATGGCCGATGAAGCATTCTGCATCGGACCCAAGCTTTCAAAAGACAGCTATTTAAACATCACCAACATCGTCAGCGTTGCTAAAATGACCGGGGCGGACGCGATTCATCCGGGTTACGGCTTTCTTGCGGAAAACTCAGATTTCGCAGAGCTTTGCGAAGAAGTAAACGTCACCTTCGTAGGACCGACCGCGGACGCGATCTCCAAAATGGGAACAAAGGATGTCGCAAGGGAAACGATGAAGCAGGCCGGCGTTCCGATCGTACCGGGCTCTCAAGGAATTATTGAGGATATAGAAGATGCGGTTTCATTGGCACGCGATATCGGGTATCCTGTGATTATAAAGGCAACTGCCGGAGGCGGCGGAAAAGGAATCAGGATTGCCCGGACGGAAGAAGAGCTGATCAACGGCATCAAAATCACCCAGCAGGAAGCCGCGACAGCGTTTGGCAACCCCGGTGTGTACATCGAGAAATATATTGAAGATTTCCGGCACGTCGAAATTCAAGTCCTTGCAGACACACACGGAAACACGATTCATTTGGGTGAGCGCGACTGCTCGATCCAAAGAAGGCTGCAAAAACTGATTGAAGAAACCCCTTCGCCTGCGCTTGATGAAGGAATCAGGGAGCAGATGGGTCAGGCGGCGGTCAAAGCGGCTGAAGCCGTTCAGTATACGGGAGCGGGAACAGTCGAGTTCATTTATGACTACCGCGAACAAAAGTATTACTTCATGGAAATGAACACGCGGATTCAGGTTGAACACCCGGTGACGGAAATGGTGACCGGCGTCGATTTGATCAAAGAGCAGATCAAAGTGGCTTCAGGCGAGAAGCTGAGCCTGACCCAGGATGAAGTCGCCTTTAACGGATGGGCGATCGAATGCCGGATTAACGCGGAAAATCCGGAGAAAAACTTCATGCCTTCTCCGGGAAAAATCGAGATGTACCTGCCTCCGGGCGGTCTCGGCGTCAGAGTGGACTCAGCTGCATATCCGGGCTATATGATTCCGCCGTACTATGACAGCATGATTGCCAAGGTCATCACATATGGAAAGTCGCGGGAGGAAGCGATCCAAAGAATGAAGAGGGCGCTGAGCGAATTCGTCATCGAAGGCGTTCATACGACGATCCCTTTCCATTTGAAGCTGCTTGACCATGAAACATTTGTAAGCGGAGAATTTAATACGAAGTTTTTAGAAATATATGATGTAATGGGGTCGTAA
- the accB gene encoding acetyl-CoA carboxylase biotin carboxyl carrier protein gives MLKIDEIKELIKLIDESSINEFTYENEGSKVELKKQSGVVQTIQQAPAVPVQAPVQEAAVQAKQAPVQEAPAQQEAANANENLHKITSPMVGTFYASSSPEADPYVTVGSKVTESSVVCIVEAMKLFNEIEAEVKGEIVEVLVENGQLVEYGQPLFLVKAE, from the coding sequence ATGTTAAAAATTGATGAAATTAAAGAATTGATAAAATTAATTGATGAATCTTCGATAAATGAATTTACATATGAAAACGAAGGATCGAAGGTTGAACTGAAAAAACAAAGCGGTGTCGTACAAACCATCCAGCAGGCGCCGGCCGTTCCTGTTCAGGCTCCGGTACAAGAAGCTGCTGTTCAGGCAAAGCAAGCGCCCGTCCAGGAAGCGCCGGCTCAACAGGAAGCCGCCAACGCCAATGAAAACCTTCATAAAATCACCTCCCCTATGGTCGGGACGTTTTATGCATCGTCTTCGCCTGAAGCTGATCCTTATGTAACCGTCGGTTCAAAGGTGACGGAATCTTCCGTTGTCTGCATCGTCGAAGCGATGAAGCTCTTCAATGAAATCGAAGCTGAAGTAAAAGGTGAAATCGTTGAGGTGCTGGTTGAAAACGGCCAGCTTGTTGAATACGGACAACCTTTATTTTTAGTAAAAGCAGAGTAA
- the spoIIIAB gene encoding stage III sporulation protein SpoIIIAB → MLKLLGAALILAAATWTGFEMAKPFRERPKQIRQLLAALQSLEAEIMYGHTPLRTASHHIAEQMQEPVASIFATFSEKLEEGSVSAGAAWEESLQKVWPQTALKKKELDILRQFGETLGRHDLISQQKHIKLALTHLETEEAEANLAQAKNEKMVKSLGFLSGLLLILLLM, encoded by the coding sequence ATGCTGAAGCTTTTGGGAGCAGCGCTGATTTTGGCAGCTGCCACATGGACGGGATTTGAAATGGCCAAACCTTTCAGGGAAAGGCCGAAGCAAATCCGTCAGCTCTTGGCCGCCTTGCAGTCGCTGGAAGCTGAAATCATGTATGGACACACACCGCTCCGCACGGCTTCCCATCATATCGCAGAGCAGATGCAAGAGCCCGTCGCTTCCATATTTGCAACCTTTTCTGAAAAACTGGAAGAAGGAAGCGTCTCGGCCGGAGCGGCGTGGGAAGAAAGTTTGCAGAAAGTATGGCCGCAAACGGCTCTAAAGAAAAAAGAGCTTGATATTTTGCGGCAATTTGGAGAAACCCTTGGCCGTCATGATCTGATTTCTCAGCAAAAACATATCAAACTGGCGTTAACCCATTTAGAAACAGAAGAAGCTGAAGCGAATCTGGCGCAGGCGAAAAACGAAAAGATGGTCAAAAGCCTTGGGTTCCTGTCAGGACTGCTGCTGATTCTTCTATTGATGTAA
- a CDS encoding Xaa-Pro peptidase family protein: MKLNKLRELFGGLGIEGLLVTSGINLRYITGFTGSSGLAVISEDRAVFITDFRYTEQAKKQVADFEVVQHTGGIVQKAAEVIKEMGLNKIGFEQDKMTYGTYASYKKQLPSAELVPVSQSVEKLRLIKSSEEIKILKEAAKIADDAFSHILTVIRPGMTEIAIANELEFYMRKQGADHSSFDMIVASGLRSSLPHGVASEKAIEKGDFVTLDFGAYYKGYCSDMTRTIAVGEPSDELKTIYQTVFEAQAIGMETIKPGITGKQADALTRDYITSKGYGDYFGHSTGHGLGMEVHESPALSARSDQTLEKGMVVTVEPGIYIPGKGGVRIEDDIVLTDGGNESLTHSAKELIIL; the protein is encoded by the coding sequence ATGAAACTGAACAAATTGAGAGAGCTTTTCGGCGGCCTGGGAATCGAAGGGCTTTTGGTGACGAGCGGCATTAATTTGCGTTACATAACAGGCTTTACCGGATCATCGGGACTTGCGGTCATTTCAGAGGACAGAGCGGTGTTCATCACGGATTTCCGCTACACAGAGCAGGCGAAAAAGCAGGTCGCAGACTTTGAAGTCGTCCAGCATACAGGCGGCATCGTCCAAAAGGCAGCCGAAGTGATCAAAGAAATGGGATTAAATAAAATCGGTTTTGAGCAGGATAAAATGACATACGGGACGTATGCTTCTTATAAAAAGCAGCTTCCATCAGCCGAGCTTGTTCCGGTTTCACAATCTGTGGAAAAGTTGCGCTTGATTAAGTCAAGTGAAGAGATTAAGATATTAAAGGAAGCTGCAAAGATAGCAGATGATGCATTCAGCCATATTCTCACGGTTATACGGCCCGGCATGACGGAAATCGCCATCGCCAATGAGCTTGAATTTTACATGCGGAAGCAGGGAGCCGATCATTCCTCATTTGATATGATCGTCGCTTCCGGATTGCGTTCGAGCCTCCCCCACGGAGTGGCAAGCGAAAAAGCCATCGAGAAGGGCGACTTTGTGACGCTCGACTTTGGGGCCTACTATAAAGGATACTGCTCGGATATGACGCGGACGATCGCGGTGGGCGAGCCGAGCGACGAGCTGAAAACAATTTATCAGACCGTATTTGAAGCACAGGCCATCGGCATGGAGACTATCAAGCCGGGAATCACCGGAAAACAGGCTGATGCTTTGACAAGGGACTACATTACTTCAAAGGGCTACGGCGATTACTTCGGCCACTCAACAGGCCATGGCCTTGGCATGGAAGTTCATGAAAGTCCGGCGCTTTCTGCGCGTTCAGACCAGACGCTTGAAAAGGGCATGGTCGTCACGGTTGAACCGGGAATCTACATACCGGGTAAAGGCGGAGTCAGAATCGAGGATGATATCGTGCTGACCGACGGCGGGAACGAATCCCTTACCCATTCCGCAAAAGAATTAATTATTTTATAA
- the spoIIIAF gene encoding stage III sporulation protein AF: MEFLTEWLTNIILFILLAIVIDMLLPNSSMQKYAKMVISLLLIVVILKPIFTLFRTDPEVIFEHLTENGQVQSGEIKNQLNSEKKEIQASQQAYILEQMAVQLKKRAEEMFNHDQYMIEQVKISSDEHLKSEKDIAEHMKVAVFMGSASEKTVQAVAPVDINPGESYSSKRDQEEKEAERIAEQLADIWEMDPGKITVHLEGGEQSGHE, translated from the coding sequence GTGGAATTTTTGACGGAGTGGCTCACAAATATTATTTTATTTATTCTGCTTGCCATCGTCATCGATATGCTTCTGCCGAATTCCAGCATGCAAAAATACGCGAAGATGGTCATCAGCCTGCTGTTGATCGTCGTCATCCTGAAGCCGATCTTCACGCTGTTCCGCACCGATCCGGAAGTCATTTTCGAACATCTGACCGAGAATGGACAAGTTCAGTCAGGAGAAATAAAAAATCAGCTGAATTCAGAAAAAAAAGAAATACAAGCCTCACAGCAAGCATATATTTTAGAACAGATGGCTGTTCAATTAAAAAAGAGGGCGGAGGAGATGTTCAATCATGACCAATATATGATAGAACAAGTCAAAATCTCTTCAGACGAACACCTGAAATCTGAGAAAGACATCGCTGAACATATGAAGGTTGCAGTCTTCATGGGCTCCGCTTCCGAAAAAACGGTCCAAGCCGTCGCCCCGGTGGACATCAACCCGGGGGAAAGCTACAGCTCGAAGCGCGATCAAGAGGAGAAAGAAGCGGAAAGAATCGCCGAGCAGCTGGCAGACATATGGGAAATGGACCCCGGCAAGATCACAGTTCATTTAGAAGGGGGAGAACAAAGCGGCCATGAATAA
- the spoIIIAG gene encoding stage III sporulation protein AG, producing MNKNWIGKLIGQLLPNEEKEGKKLTKYHYFLLLFVLGVSFMLVSQIFSAEPSEDHKTEPASSQQAGTETSEKGREKEVFKPTGNEKPKESIDDYEQEYENQLKEILETIIGVDDVSIVVNVDATSLKVFEKNQKTQETSTSETDKQGGKRTVTEISSDEEIVMIKNGQEETPVVVQTKKPEIRGVLVVAQGVDNVQIKKTIIEAVTRFLDVPSHRVAVAPKKMKEDS from the coding sequence ATGAATAAAAATTGGATCGGAAAGCTGATCGGACAACTGCTCCCGAACGAAGAGAAAGAGGGAAAGAAGCTCACAAAATATCATTACTTTCTGCTGTTGTTTGTTCTCGGTGTCTCCTTCATGCTGGTAAGCCAGATCTTTTCTGCCGAACCTTCTGAAGATCACAAGACCGAGCCCGCATCATCGCAGCAAGCCGGCACTGAAACGAGCGAAAAGGGCCGGGAAAAAGAAGTGTTTAAACCGACGGGCAACGAGAAGCCGAAGGAGTCTATCGATGATTATGAACAAGAATACGAGAATCAGCTGAAAGAAATTTTGGAAACGATCATCGGTGTTGACGATGTCTCGATCGTCGTCAATGTTGACGCAACATCGTTGAAAGTATTTGAAAAAAATCAGAAGACGCAAGAGACATCGACAAGTGAGACGGATAAACAGGGAGGCAAACGGACGGTGACGGAAATTTCTTCAGACGAAGAGATCGTCATGATTAAAAACGGCCAGGAAGAAACACCTGTTGTCGTTCAGACGAAAAAACCCGAGATCAGAGGTGTCCTCGTTGTCGCTCAGGGAGTCGACAACGTTCAAATAAAAAAGACCATTATTGAAGCAGTGACAAGGTTTTTGGATGTCCCGAGCCACCGCGTCGCTGTCGCCCCTAAAAAAATGAAGGAGGATTCATAA
- the aroQ gene encoding type II 3-dehydroquinate dehydratase, with product MPHILIVNGPNLNRLGKREPEVYGKDTLTDLEQKLFQFAEGVHAELTFFQSNHEGDIIDALHEADEQYDGVVLNPGAFSHYSYAIRDAVAAIGIPVIEVHLSNPHAREEFRRRSVIAPVTRGQITGLGFEGYKLAVCYFLNNNQ from the coding sequence TTGCCGCACATTTTAATAGTGAACGGTCCGAATTTAAACCGTTTGGGCAAACGCGAACCGGAAGTATACGGGAAAGACACATTGACTGATTTGGAGCAGAAGCTTTTTCAATTTGCTGAAGGCGTGCATGCCGAGCTGACTTTTTTTCAATCCAATCATGAGGGGGATATCATCGACGCTCTTCATGAAGCAGATGAACAGTATGATGGCGTTGTTTTAAATCCCGGGGCTTTTTCACATTACAGCTATGCGATCCGCGATGCGGTGGCAGCGATCGGGATTCCGGTGATCGAAGTCCATCTATCAAATCCTCATGCAAGGGAAGAGTTTCGCCGCCGATCGGTCATTGCTCCTGTCACAAGAGGCCAGATCACCGGGCTTGGATTTGAAGGTTATAAGCTTGCTGTCTGTTATTTTTTGAACAATAACCAATAG
- a CDS encoding SpoIIIAH-like family protein: MLKKQTVWLLTMLSLVVVLSVYYIMSPEGENVVSVDQEGQVAAEKEKQEAPAKEEPAKEEPGKDKGTESEKGKTEGKDKETSASEQSGSNGEVVTEESSGDDVFTTYRMEMDDQRSREREQLTEIVRSDKATAKEKSEAYDKMNELSEAEGTEKTLETLIKTKGYKDALVNADGDKVNITVKAKEHSKSAAADIIDIVAKEVKNLNDVAVTFEPAD, from the coding sequence ATGCTGAAAAAACAAACGGTCTGGCTTTTAACCATGTTAAGTCTTGTCGTTGTGCTGAGTGTCTATTACATCATGTCACCTGAAGGAGAGAACGTCGTTTCCGTGGATCAAGAAGGACAAGTAGCCGCGGAAAAAGAAAAGCAGGAAGCACCGGCGAAAGAGGAACCTGCAAAAGAGGAACCTGGGAAAGATAAAGGCACAGAGTCCGAAAAAGGAAAGACCGAAGGAAAAGATAAAGAAACGTCAGCCAGTGAACAGAGCGGCAGCAATGGAGAGGTTGTCACAGAGGAATCATCCGGCGACGATGTATTTACGACATATCGGATGGAAATGGACGATCAGCGCAGCAGAGAGAGGGAGCAGCTAACCGAGATCGTCAGAAGCGACAAAGCGACAGCTAAGGAAAAAAGCGAAGCCTACGATAAAATGAATGAGCTCAGCGAAGCGGAGGGAACAGAAAAAACGCTGGAGACATTGATCAAAACAAAAGGATACAAGGACGCTCTTGTAAATGCTGACGGCGACAAAGTCAACATTACCGTCAAAGCGAAAGAACATTCCAAATCTGCCGCTGCTGATATCATCGATATCGTCGCAAAAGAAGTCAAAAACTTAAACGATGTGGCCGTAACGTTTGAGCCTGCTGATTAA
- the spoIIIAE gene encoding stage III sporulation protein AE yields the protein MKRFLFWLFVIGMICFGARDVQAADEEPQEAGSAQETEESAEAMAKEQAEALELDRVGEFWNKIMTDYGGYLPESQKGSLLDFIKGEKHFSPEEWVKALFSYLFHEVLAGGKLLGTLILLTIFCVLLQLLQNAFQQSTVSKVAYAIVYMVLIILALNSFRIAVTYANEAIQSMTSFILSLIPLLLALLASSGGAVSAAFFHPVILFLMNSSGLFIQYVVLPLLFLSAILSIVSTMTEQYKVTQLAQLLRNVAIGTLAAFLTVFLGVISVQGASAAVTDGITLRTAKFITGNFIPVLGRMFTEATDTVISASLLLKNTVGILGVAILICIAAFPAIKILSLALIYKIAAAVLQPLGGGPVISCLDVISKSVIYIFAAMAIVSLMFFLSLTVIITAGNLTMMMK from the coding sequence ATGAAGCGTTTTCTGTTCTGGCTGTTTGTCATCGGGATGATATGCTTCGGAGCGCGGGATGTACAAGCAGCGGACGAGGAGCCGCAGGAAGCAGGCTCAGCCCAAGAAACGGAAGAATCCGCTGAAGCGATGGCAAAAGAGCAGGCCGAGGCATTGGAACTCGACCGTGTGGGAGAGTTTTGGAACAAGATCATGACAGACTATGGGGGCTATCTTCCTGAAAGTCAAAAAGGAAGTTTATTGGATTTTATAAAAGGAGAAAAGCATTTTTCCCCTGAAGAATGGGTCAAGGCGCTGTTTTCCTACTTGTTCCATGAAGTGCTGGCTGGCGGAAAACTCCTGGGGACCTTGATTCTCTTAACGATATTTTGTGTGCTGCTCCAGCTGCTGCAAAATGCGTTCCAGCAGAGCACCGTCAGCAAAGTCGCCTATGCGATCGTTTACATGGTCCTGATTATTCTTGCGCTAAACAGTTTTCGGATCGCCGTCACGTATGCGAATGAAGCGATTCAATCGATGACAAGCTTTATTCTGTCGCTCATACCCCTGCTCCTCGCCCTGCTGGCAAGCTCAGGAGGAGCCGTTTCAGCCGCTTTTTTTCATCCTGTGATTCTCTTTTTAATGAACTCCAGCGGTTTGTTTATCCAATATGTCGTCCTGCCGCTCTTGTTTTTATCAGCGATCTTAAGCATCGTCAGCACGATGACAGAACAATACAAGGTCACACAGCTCGCCCAGCTTTTAAGGAATGTGGCAATCGGGACGCTGGCCGCTTTTTTAACCGTATTTCTCGGGGTCATATCTGTACAGGGCGCCTCAGCTGCGGTTACGGACGGAATCACCCTGAGGACGGCCAAATTCATCACCGGCAATTTCATCCCCGTCTTGGGCCGCATGTTTACAGAAGCGACAGATACGGTGATCAGCGCTTCTCTTCTGCTGAAAAACACCGTCGGAATCCTCGGTGTTGCGATCTTGATCTGCATCGCCGCTTTTCCCGCCATCAAAATCCTCTCGCTGGCATTGATCTACAAAATAGCCGCCGCTGTTCTGCAGCCGCTTGGGGGAGGGCCGGTGATCAGCTGCCTTGATGTCATCAGCAAAAGCGTGATCTATATTTTCGCGGCGATGGCTATCGTCTCGCTGATGTTTTTCTTAAGCTTAACCGTCATTATTACAGCCGGGAATCTGACCATGATGATGAAGTAG
- a CDS encoding YqhV family protein, which yields MKFFFGQVNPTVLSMAALRVVSSLIELTAAIVMLLMNDVRKAVAVNSVLAMVGPLIFIITMTIGIYQIAGQLSYAKLVLIFMGVVFIIAGIYK from the coding sequence ATGAAGTTTTTCTTTGGACAAGTCAATCCGACGGTTTTATCGATGGCTGCGTTAAGGGTTGTCTCCTCCCTGATTGAGCTGACGGCCGCCATCGTGATGCTTTTGATGAACGATGTCCGCAAAGCGGTGGCGGTTAACAGCGTTCTGGCAATGGTCGGACCGCTGATCTTTATTATTACGATGACAATCGGAATATATCAAATTGCAGGGCAGCTGTCATATGCCAAACTTGTTTTGATTTTCATGGGTGTTGTTTTTATTATTGCAGGCATCTACAAATAG
- the spoIIIAA gene encoding stage III sporulation protein AA encodes MHHITEILPDTIKRALSGLKKHEADQIEEIRIRTSRPLELVRQGHSLFLNYTATHEDAALFLTRLGDYSMYTLEEELKKGYITIRGGHRVGLAGRVVVENGAVKGIRDISSFNIRIAKEKIGIAKPYASHLFQHMWLNTLIIGPPQTGKTTLLRDLARLISAGNGSIPAKKVAIVDERSEIAGCVNGIPQYRFGDRIDILDACPKAEGLMMMIRSMSPDVVIADEIGRMEDAEALLEAVHAGVTIIVSAHGFTYSDIAKRPSLKLLREYGVFQRIVELSRKNGPGSLNRIYNGDGEPLGANQRVLSC; translated from the coding sequence TTGCACCACATCACAGAGATTCTCCCTGACACGATAAAACGCGCGCTCAGCGGACTTAAAAAACATGAAGCAGATCAAATAGAAGAAATTCGGATAAGGACAAGTCGTCCGCTGGAACTGGTCCGCCAGGGGCATTCGCTTTTTTTGAATTATACCGCCACACATGAAGATGCGGCGCTGTTTTTGACCAGACTGGGCGATTACAGCATGTATACGCTTGAAGAAGAGCTGAAAAAAGGCTATATCACCATCAGAGGCGGACACCGGGTCGGCCTGGCCGGCAGAGTTGTCGTGGAAAACGGGGCCGTCAAAGGAATCAGGGACATTTCATCATTCAATATTCGCATTGCCAAAGAAAAAATCGGTATCGCCAAGCCGTATGCATCCCATTTGTTTCAACACATGTGGCTCAACACGCTGATCATCGGTCCCCCGCAAACAGGCAAAACAACCCTGCTTAGAGATCTTGCAAGGCTGATTAGCGCGGGGAACGGAAGCATCCCCGCCAAAAAGGTGGCGATCGTTGATGAAAGGTCGGAAATTGCCGGCTGTGTTAACGGCATTCCTCAATACCGGTTCGGCGATCGCATCGACATTCTTGACGCCTGTCCGAAGGCGGAAGGTCTGATGATGATGATCCGTTCGATGAGCCCGGACGTTGTGATTGCAGATGAAATTGGCCGAATGGAAGACGCTGAAGCGCTTTTGGAAGCGGTGCATGCAGGAGTGACAATTATTGTGTCCGCCCACGGATTCACATATTCAGATATCGCCAAGCGCCCGTCGCTGAAGCTGCTCAGGGAATACGGCGTATTTCAGCGAATTGTCGAGCTTTCCAGAAAGAACGGCCCGGGCAGCTTAAACCGCATCTACAATGGTGATGGAGAACCGCTCGGGGCGAATCAGAGGGTGTTATCATGCTGA
- a CDS encoding YqhR family membrane protein — MSNEDNQKQSEELEQNKRESPMSFSGRVITTGFFGGLIWGTIGELAYLFKFSEVNPNMILQPFVIGDWKNGFLGTVISILLIGVISIGAALIYFGCLKQVKGIWGGMAYGVVLWLIVFYLFNPMFPDVRTVPELKRETVVTTLCIYLLYGLFVGYSISFEYNELNEEKLSRALGETRE; from the coding sequence ATGAGCAATGAAGACAATCAGAAACAATCGGAAGAGTTGGAGCAGAATAAGCGGGAAAGTCCGATGTCCTTCAGCGGCAGGGTGATCACTACGGGATTTTTCGGCGGACTGATTTGGGGAACCATCGGTGAACTGGCATACCTGTTTAAATTTTCGGAAGTCAATCCGAACATGATTCTTCAGCCTTTTGTCATCGGCGATTGGAAAAACGGATTTCTCGGCACGGTGATCAGTATTCTATTGATCGGAGTCATCTCCATCGGAGCTGCACTGATTTATTTCGGCTGTCTGAAACAAGTGAAAGGCATCTGGGGCGGTATGGCGTATGGGGTTGTTTTGTGGCTCATTGTCTTTTATCTGTTTAACCCTATGTTTCCCGATGTCCGGACTGTCCCTGAGTTAAAGAGGGAAACAGTGGTGACGACGCTCTGTATCTATCTGCTTTACGGCTTGTTTGTCGGTTACTCGATTTCGTTTGAGTACAATGAACTGAATGAGGAAAAGCTTTCGCGGGCGCTGGGGGAAACAAGGGAATAG